From a single Ciconia boyciana chromosome 4, ASM3463844v1, whole genome shotgun sequence genomic region:
- the F2RL2 gene encoding proteinase-activated receptor 3 isoform X1: MKILVFTGLLSLASSLFTTASEFSLNGSAIKTVSLIKTFRGIAARDYDYIPPYAIEGETTTIHIREHKCSSKKLNDSTLTEVNNTTLEYLTSSLSTKLIPAIYLSAVLLGVPSNAIILWMLLFRIRSVCTAILYTNLAVSDLLFCIMLPFKIAYHINGNNWIFGEMMCRTTTAVFYGNMYCSILLLTCISVSRYVAIVHPFTYKSLPKRAYAIAVCATVWTIVFLYMLPLCIMQQIYYVKQLDIYTCHDVHNACETISSFQFYYYVSLAIFGFLIPLATIVFCYVSIIQTLKTHEWFWYVKVSLLILTIFAICFVPSNIILIIHHINYYYYNTDGLYSFYLIALCLSSLNSCLDPFLYFLMSKMRSQSNIYLTMVKISREK, translated from the coding sequence cttcagaATTTTCACTGAATGGCTCTGCAATTAAAACCGTGTCTCTTATCAAGACTTTCCGTGGAATTGCAGCAAGAGACTATGATTACATCCCCCCTTATGCTATAGAAGGGGAGACAACGACCATCCATATCAGAGAACACAAATGCTCTTCAAAAAAGTTGAATGACTCCACTTTAACAGAAGTGAACAACACCACGCTGGAGTACCTGACCAGTTCTCTGAGCACCAAGCTAATACCTGCCATCTACCTCAGTGCTGTTTTATTGGGTGTACCATCTAATGCCATCATTTTGTGGATGCTGCTCTTCAGGATCCGGTCCGTGTGCACCGCCATCCTCTACACAAACTTGGCAGTTTCAGAtctgctcttctgcatcatgCTGCCCTTCAAAATAGCATACCACATCAACGGGAACAACTGGATTTTTGGGGAAATGATGTGTCGAACTACCACTGCAGTGTTTTACGGCAACATGTACTGCTCCATTCTGCTGCTCACGTGCATCAGTGTCAGCCGCTACGTGGCCATCGTTCACCCCTTCACCTACAAGAGCCTGCCGAAACGTGCCTATGCCATCGCAGTCTGCGCTACTGTGTGGACCATCGTCTTCTTGTACATGCTCCCGCTTTGCATAATGCAGCAAATCTATTACGTGAAACAACTAGACATTTATACCTGCCATGATGTGCACAATGCCTGTGAAACAATATCTTCCTTCCAGTTCTACTACTATGTTTCTTTAGCTatctttgggtttttaataCCTCTTGCAACTATTGTTTTCTGCTATGTCTCAATTATACAAACACTCAAGACTCATGAATGGTTCTGGTACGTTAAAGTCAGTCTTTTGATCCTTACCATCTTTGCTATTTGCTTTGTGCCAAGCAATATTATCCTTATTATCCATCATATCAACTATTACTATTACAACACAGATGGGTTGTATTCTTTTTATCTAATTGCTTTATGCCTTAGCAGCTTAAACAGTTGTCTTGatcctttcctttattttctgatgtCGAAAATGAGAAGTCAATCCAATATTTATCTGACAATGGTTAAAATATCCAGGGAAAAATGA
- the F2RL2 gene encoding proteinase-activated receptor 3 isoform X2, protein MKILVFTGLLSLASSLFTTEFSLNGSAIKTVSLIKTFRGIAARDYDYIPPYAIEGETTTIHIREHKCSSKKLNDSTLTEVNNTTLEYLTSSLSTKLIPAIYLSAVLLGVPSNAIILWMLLFRIRSVCTAILYTNLAVSDLLFCIMLPFKIAYHINGNNWIFGEMMCRTTTAVFYGNMYCSILLLTCISVSRYVAIVHPFTYKSLPKRAYAIAVCATVWTIVFLYMLPLCIMQQIYYVKQLDIYTCHDVHNACETISSFQFYYYVSLAIFGFLIPLATIVFCYVSIIQTLKTHEWFWYVKVSLLILTIFAICFVPSNIILIIHHINYYYYNTDGLYSFYLIALCLSSLNSCLDPFLYFLMSKMRSQSNIYLTMVKISREK, encoded by the coding sequence aATTTTCACTGAATGGCTCTGCAATTAAAACCGTGTCTCTTATCAAGACTTTCCGTGGAATTGCAGCAAGAGACTATGATTACATCCCCCCTTATGCTATAGAAGGGGAGACAACGACCATCCATATCAGAGAACACAAATGCTCTTCAAAAAAGTTGAATGACTCCACTTTAACAGAAGTGAACAACACCACGCTGGAGTACCTGACCAGTTCTCTGAGCACCAAGCTAATACCTGCCATCTACCTCAGTGCTGTTTTATTGGGTGTACCATCTAATGCCATCATTTTGTGGATGCTGCTCTTCAGGATCCGGTCCGTGTGCACCGCCATCCTCTACACAAACTTGGCAGTTTCAGAtctgctcttctgcatcatgCTGCCCTTCAAAATAGCATACCACATCAACGGGAACAACTGGATTTTTGGGGAAATGATGTGTCGAACTACCACTGCAGTGTTTTACGGCAACATGTACTGCTCCATTCTGCTGCTCACGTGCATCAGTGTCAGCCGCTACGTGGCCATCGTTCACCCCTTCACCTACAAGAGCCTGCCGAAACGTGCCTATGCCATCGCAGTCTGCGCTACTGTGTGGACCATCGTCTTCTTGTACATGCTCCCGCTTTGCATAATGCAGCAAATCTATTACGTGAAACAACTAGACATTTATACCTGCCATGATGTGCACAATGCCTGTGAAACAATATCTTCCTTCCAGTTCTACTACTATGTTTCTTTAGCTatctttgggtttttaataCCTCTTGCAACTATTGTTTTCTGCTATGTCTCAATTATACAAACACTCAAGACTCATGAATGGTTCTGGTACGTTAAAGTCAGTCTTTTGATCCTTACCATCTTTGCTATTTGCTTTGTGCCAAGCAATATTATCCTTATTATCCATCATATCAACTATTACTATTACAACACAGATGGGTTGTATTCTTTTTATCTAATTGCTTTATGCCTTAGCAGCTTAAACAGTTGTCTTGatcctttcctttattttctgatgtCGAAAATGAGAAGTCAATCCAATATTTATCTGACAATGGTTAAAATATCCAGGGAAAAATGA